A part of Methanothermobacter sp. genomic DNA contains:
- a CDS encoding FAD-dependent oxidoreductase, which produces MRVVIVGGGAGGLSTASNIRKYDKDAEITVITRDKHVAYSPCAIPYVMCGEVECFDDIVMHQPEDYRERNIDILTETEVEEVDSHEKTVTYVKDGKRQEIPYDVLVLATGGSPFIPPVEGVDLEGVFTIRTLTDGERISEWASKSKKAVVVGAGLIGLEIAYGLLKMGLEVTVTEMLPQIVPRSLDPDMAAIVQEYLEEKGIRVVLGKALERITGDERVEAVAVGDECIEADLVVLATGVRPETKLARMAGCELGQWAVKVNERMQTSVPDIYAVGDCVEVYDAVTGFRTQSPLGSTAVRQARVAARNIVGIDATFRPVLNAMVSKIGELEFGAVGLTEVMALQSGIKVVSGKKRALTKARYYPGAERIDVKMICDLKGRIIGCQMVAKERVAERVDTMSLAISQGLTCSDLAWTEFSYAPPVSMVIDPIILAAEAACEKLKRVNSKQDD; this is translated from the coding sequence ATGAGAGTTGTTATAGTTGGAGGAGGGGCCGGGGGACTTTCAACGGCCTCAAACATAAGAAAATATGATAAGGATGCAGAGATAACTGTTATAACCCGTGACAAGCACGTGGCATATTCACCCTGCGCCATACCCTACGTTATGTGCGGGGAGGTTGAGTGCTTTGATGATATAGTGATGCACCAGCCAGAGGACTACAGGGAACGCAACATAGATATCCTCACAGAAACCGAGGTGGAAGAGGTTGACTCCCATGAAAAAACCGTGACCTATGTGAAGGATGGTAAACGCCAGGAAATACCCTACGACGTCCTTGTCCTTGCAACAGGGGGCTCTCCATTCATACCACCGGTGGAGGGGGTTGACCTTGAGGGGGTGTTCACCATAAGGACACTCACAGATGGTGAGAGGATAAGTGAATGGGCCTCCAAAAGTAAAAAAGCCGTGGTGGTGGGCGCAGGGCTCATAGGTCTTGAGATAGCATATGGGCTCCTGAAAATGGGGCTTGAGGTCACCGTGACAGAGATGCTGCCACAGATCGTCCCACGTTCCCTGGACCCGGACATGGCAGCCATAGTACAGGAGTACCTTGAGGAGAAGGGGATAAGGGTTGTCCTTGGAAAGGCACTTGAGAGGATAACCGGAGACGAAAGGGTCGAGGCGGTTGCTGTGGGAGATGAGTGCATTGAGGCCGACCTGGTGGTCCTCGCAACAGGGGTGAGGCCAGAGACAAAACTTGCGCGGATGGCGGGATGCGAACTGGGACAGTGGGCAGTGAAGGTCAATGAGAGAATGCAAACAAGTGTACCTGACATTTATGCCGTCGGTGACTGCGTTGAGGTCTACGATGCCGTGACAGGCTTCAGGACCCAGTCACCACTGGGATCAACTGCCGTGAGACAGGCCAGGGTGGCTGCAAGGAACATAGTGGGTATTGATGCAACCTTCAGGCCGGTCCTCAACGCCATGGTATCAAAGATAGGTGAACTCGAGTTCGGTGCTGTTGGACTCACAGAGGTCATGGCACTCCAGAGCGGGATAAAGGTGGTCTCAGGAAAGAAGAGGGCCCTTACAAAGGCCAGATACTATCCCGGCGCCGAGAGAATTGATGTGAAAATGATATGTGACCTCAAGGGAAGGATAATCGGGTGCCAGATGGTTGCAAAGGAGAGGGTGGCTGAAAGGGTTGACACCATGTCACTTGCAATATCACAGGGACTCACATGTTCAGACCTTGCCTGGACCGAGTTTTCGTATGCACCCCCTGTTTCAATGGTCATCGACCCCATAATCCTCGCAGCGGAGGCTGCCT
- a CDS encoding arsenate reductase ArsC, producing MKKRVLFICRNNSGRSQMAEALLRNMYGEHYHVQSAGSQPREINPLTVRVMEEIGIDMSSHKPTDLRELEGEEFDLVVSLCDEACPVFLGGKRYMHAEFPDPAGGDIARFRRIRDEIAEWIRTEFKPEDD from the coding sequence ATGAAGAAGAGGGTTCTTTTCATATGCAGAAACAACTCAGGAAGATCCCAGATGGCTGAGGCTCTTCTCAGGAACATGTATGGGGAGCACTACCATGTCCAGAGTGCTGGAAGCCAGCCAAGGGAAATCAACCCCCTGACAGTGAGGGTCATGGAGGAGATTGGAATCGATATGAGCTCCCATAAGCCCACCGACCTCAGGGAACTCGAGGGTGAGGAGTTTGATTTGGTTGTGAGTCTCTGTGATGAGGCATGCCCTGTATTCCTGGGGGGTAAGAGGTACATGCATGCGGAGTTTCCAGACCCTGCAGGTGGGGATATAGCCAGATTCAGAAGGATACGTGATGAGATTGCAGAGTGGATAAGGACTGAATTCAAGCCGGAGGATGATTGA